CGTTTGCCGCCAATGCGCGCATCAAGGCGGCGGCCGCGGCGAACGCCACGGGACTGCCCGCATTCGCCGACGATTCGGGTCTTTGCGTCGATGCGCTCGACGGCCAGCCGGGGATCTATTCGGCGCGCTGGGCTGGGCCCTCGAAAGACTTCATGGCGGCGATGGCGCAGATCGAGCGGCTGTTGCAGGAGCGCGGCGCGACAGAGCCCGCGCAACGCAAGGCGCATTTCGTCTCCGCGCTGTGCGTGGCTTGGCCCGATGGCCACATCGAGGAAGTCGAGGAGCGCGTCAACGGCACGATGGTGTGGCCGCCGCGCGGCGACGCGGGCTTCGGCTACGATCCGGCATTTCTGCCTGATGGTCATACGCGCACCTTCGGCGAGATGACCAGCGTCGAGAAGCACGGACTGCCGCCGCTGGGCCTCGGTCTGTCGCATCGGGCGAAGGCCTTCGTAAAGCTCGCGGAGATCTGTCTTGGGCGCTGACGCACAAAATGCCTTCGGCGTTTACGTGCACTGGCCGTTCTGCCTGTCGAAATGCCCGTATTGCGATTTCAACAGCCATGTCCGCCACACCGCGATCGACGAGGAGCGCTTCGCCCGCGCCTTCGCGCGCGAGATCGCAACCACCGCCGCGCGCACGCCGGGCCGCACGGTGACCTCGATCTTCTTCGGCGGCGGCACGCCGTCATTGATGAAGCCACAGACGGTCGGCGCCATCCTCGACGCTATCGGACAACACTGGAATGTCGACAGCGGTGTCGAGGTCTCGCTCGAAGCCAACCCCACCAGCGTCGAGGCGACGCGCTTTGCAGGCTATCGCGCAGCGGGCGTCAACCGCGTCTCGCTCGGCGTGCAGGCGCTCGATGATGCCTCGCTGAAATCACTGGGCCGCATGCACAGCGCGCAGGAGGCGCTCGATGCGGTGGCGATCGCGCGCCGTTCGTTCGACCGCTATTCGTTCGACCTGATCTACGCGCGGCCGGGCCAGAGCGCGGAAGCATGGACGCAAGAACTTGAAGTGGCGATCTCGGAAGCCGCCGAGCATCTGTCGCTCTATCAATTGACCATCGAGGAAGGCACGCCGTTCTTCGGTCTGCACCGCGCGGGAAAACTGAAAACGCCCGACGAGGATCTCGCGCGCCAGCTTTATGACGTGACGCAGGAGGTCTGCGCCGCGCACGGCCTGCCGTCCTACGAGATTTCCAACCACGCGCGCCCCGGCGCGGAGTGCCGCCACAACCTCGTCTACTGGCGTGGACAGGAATATGCGGGCATCGGTCCCGGCGCGCATGGCCGTCTCGACATCGGCGGCCGCCGTCACGCCACCGCAACCGACAAACGCCCGGAAGCGTGGCTGTTGCGCGTCGAGGACAACGGCCACGGCATCGCGACAGAAGATTTGCTCGACAGCGAACAGCGCGCCGATGAATTTTTGCTGATGGGCCTGCGGCTTGCGGAAGGCATCGATCCGCATCGCTATGCGGCGCTCGCCGGACGCCCGCTCGATCCGCATCGCATCGCCGCGCTGAAGAACGACGGCGCCATCGTGATGGACGACAACGGGCGGCTGCGCGTGACGCAGGATGGCTTTCCACTGCTCGATGCCGTCGTCGCCGATCTCGCGGCGTAATCGTAAAAATTACGCCCCGAAACTTTTCGGCGAGGCCGACGCGATCTGTCCGCCGCCCGCCGCCACGCGCAGCACGGCGAGACCGCGCTCGTTGGTGCCGTTGGGACGAAAGCGAAACAGCCCGTCGATGCCGGTGAAGCCCGACACGTTGGTCAATACATCCGGCGAGAAGCGCGGGCCGCCGGAATTCACGCGCGACAAAGCCGCCACCAGCGCCACCGCGTCATAGGCCAGCGTCGCGGTGCGCACCGGGTCCTGTCCGTATTTGCCGCGATAGCGCTTGGCAAAGGCGCGATACCCGGACGGATCGGGTGCCGCGTAATAACCGCCCTGCAAATGCGGATCGGCGAATACCTTCGGATTGTCCCACAGCCCGGTGCCGAGCAGTTGCACGCGCTTGAGGTCCGCGCCCGCCGCCGCCAGTTGCGATGACAATTGCACCAGCACGTCGCCGTCATCGGCGAGCAGCAGCGCATCGGCGCTCCCCAGCGCCTGCGCGATGTTGCGCACGGCGGTCTGCACCTGGTTCGGATCGGTGGTGTACTTCTCGAAGGCCACCATGCGCGCGCCCTTGCGCGGCACGGCCTGCTTGAAGGTGGCCTCGACGACATTGCCGTAAGCGTTTTCCGGCAGCAGCGCCGCAAAGGAGCGCTTACCCGTGCCCGTGGAATAATCGATGATGCGGCTGACGTCGGTTTCCGGCAGGAAGCTCAACAGATAGACGCCCTGTCCGGCGACGCTGGCGTCGGTGGAAAACGCGATCACAGGAATGTTGCGCGGCCGCGCCTGCTGCGCGACGCCCGCCACCGAAAGCCCGAACAGCGGGCCGAGAATGATCTCCGCGCCTTCGCCGAGCGCCTGTTGCGCGGCGGTCTGCGCGCCCTGCGGCGTGCCGGCATCGTCCTTGATGAGAAGCTGAATGTCGGGATTCTGGAATTCCGCCAACGCCATCTCGGCGGCGTTCTTCATCGAATTACCGGCGATGCCCGCATTGCCCGCGCCCGACAAAGGCAGGATCAGCCCGACCTTCACCTGCCCCTTGCCGACGGCAATCGCTTCCTGCTGCGGGCCGGAAGGACCCGGCGGCGGCTGGTCGGTGCCTGTCAGCCCGGACATGCCGGCGCATCCGGCCAGAAGCGGCGCGCCGAGAATGAGCCCGACGGCGCTGCGGCGGGTGGTCAACAGGCTGGGTTTTGAAGGATGGGTCGGGACCGTCATCAACTCTCTTTCAGACCGGCTCCCTGATCGGCCCGGACACCATGACGGACCGATCTGGAGCCAAATTCAGACTTCTTGGCGGCCACCATACGGGAAAACGAAGAATTTGTGACCCCTGCGAATTTCCAAGCCCTTGAAATTTCCAAGTCCCTGGACTTCTCAAGCCTTTGAACTCTGAAGTTTTGGAATTCTGAAGTCCGGATCGTTCATTCCTTGCCCATGCAGCAAGACGATCGCGCGCGGACAGGCTACACTGTCCGCATGGCTCGCCCCTCCCCCCGCCCGAATACCGACACCACCACAGTTTCGCGGCAGATTCTGGTGGCGGGGCACGCCATCATCGTTCCGAAAGCGCCACCGGGACTGCATCTCGCCGCCACGCCGATCGGCAATCTCGGCGACATCACGCTGCGCGCGCTGGAGACGCTGGCGGGCAGCGACGTGATCTGCTGCGAGGACACCCGCGTCACCCGCAAGCTGCTGGACCGCTACGGCATCACTGCGCCGCTGTCGCCCTATCACGAGCACAACGCGGCTTTCGTGCGGCCGAAGATTCTCGCCCGCCTCGCGCAGGGCGAGTCGGTCACGCTGGTGTCGGATGCCGGCACGCCGCTTATTTCCGATCCCGGCTTCAAACTGGTGCGCGAGGCCTGCGCCGCCGGCTTTCCGGTTCACGCGCTGCCGGGCCCTTCCTCGATTCTCGCCGCGCTGTCGGTCGCGGCATTGCCGACCGACCGTTTCTTCTTCGAGGGCTTCTTGCCCGCGAAGGACGGCGCGCGCCGCAACCGCATTCACGAGCTGGCGCGGATCGGCGTCACGCTGGTGCTGTTCGAATCCGGCGCGCGGGTGCAGGAGACCCTGCGCGATCTCGCCGACATTCTCGGGGCCCGCGACATCGCGATCTGCCGCGAGATGACCAAGCTGCATGAGGACATCCGCCGCTTCTCGTTGGCTGACGCGGACACGCAATCCGCTCAACTGGAGACGCGCGGCGAATTCGTGCTGGTGATCGGCCCGCCTTCGGAGGAAACCGGGCGCATGAGCGAGGACCAGCTCGATGCGCTCTTACGCGAACAGCTCGCGCATGGCAGCGTGAAAGATGCCGTCACCACGGCCGTCGAATTGTCAGGTCATCCAAAACGCGAGGTCTATGCCCGCGCGCTGGCGCTCGCCCGCAAGGACGAGCCCGAATGAGCGCGCCGTCCGGAGATTCCGCGGCAGACACCGAACGCGTCACCGCGTTTCAGACCGGCCTCTCGGCCGAGCGGCGGGCCTGTCTTTATCTCGCAGCGAAAGGCTACCGCATTCTGGCGCGGCGCTACCGCACGCCGCATGGCGAGATCGACGTGGTGGCGAAGCGGCGCGCGACGCTGGCATTCGTCGAAGTCAAGGCGCGCAACACGCTCGATGATGCCGCCACCAGCGTCACGCCGCGCCAGCAGCAGCGCATCGCCGCCGCCGCCTCGCTCTGGCTCGCCGCGCATCCCGACCATGCAAATCTGGACTGCCGATTCGACGTGATACTGATTGCGCCGAGGCGGCTTCCGCGCCATCTGGAAGCGGCGTTCGAGACTTCCTCATTCTGATAACCGAATTCATCCCACAGCCGGACCGACCATGACCTTGAAAGTTGCCGTTCAGATGGACCCGATCGCGCGCATCAACGTGCGCGGCGATTCGACCTTCGCGATGCTGCTCGAAGCGCAGAAGCGCGGACATCAACTGTTCTACTACACGCCGGAGCTTCTCTCGCT
The nucleotide sequence above comes from [Pseudomonas] carboxydohydrogena. Encoded proteins:
- the rdgB gene encoding RdgB/HAM1 family non-canonical purine NTP pyrophosphatase, with the protein product MPNHRPITGRLVIATHNSGKLAEMRELLAPYGIEAVSAGELNLPEPDETGTTFAANARIKAAAAANATGLPAFADDSGLCVDALDGQPGIYSARWAGPSKDFMAAMAQIERLLQERGATEPAQRKAHFVSALCVAWPDGHIEEVEERVNGTMVWPPRGDAGFGYDPAFLPDGHTRTFGEMTSVEKHGLPPLGLGLSHRAKAFVKLAEICLGR
- the rsmI gene encoding 16S rRNA (cytidine(1402)-2'-O)-methyltransferase is translated as MARPSPRPNTDTTTVSRQILVAGHAIIVPKAPPGLHLAATPIGNLGDITLRALETLAGSDVICCEDTRVTRKLLDRYGITAPLSPYHEHNAAFVRPKILARLAQGESVTLVSDAGTPLISDPGFKLVREACAAGFPVHALPGPSSILAALSVAALPTDRFFFEGFLPAKDGARRNRIHELARIGVTLVLFESGARVQETLRDLADILGARDIAICREMTKLHEDIRRFSLADADTQSAQLETRGEFVLVIGPPSEETGRMSEDQLDALLREQLAHGSVKDAVTTAVELSGHPKREVYARALALARKDEPE
- a CDS encoding penicillin-binding protein activator; the protein is MTVPTHPSKPSLLTTRRSAVGLILGAPLLAGCAGMSGLTGTDQPPPGPSGPQQEAIAVGKGQVKVGLILPLSGAGNAGIAGNSMKNAAEMALAEFQNPDIQLLIKDDAGTPQGAQTAAQQALGEGAEIILGPLFGLSVAGVAQQARPRNIPVIAFSTDASVAGQGVYLLSFLPETDVSRIIDYSTGTGKRSFAALLPENAYGNVVEATFKQAVPRKGARMVAFEKYTTDPNQVQTAVRNIAQALGSADALLLADDGDVLVQLSSQLAAAGADLKRVQLLGTGLWDNPKVFADPHLQGGYYAAPDPSGYRAFAKRYRGKYGQDPVRTATLAYDAVALVAALSRVNSGGPRFSPDVLTNVSGFTGIDGLFRFRPNGTNERGLAVLRVAAGGGQIASASPKSFGA
- a CDS encoding YraN family protein, producing the protein MSAPSGDSAADTERVTAFQTGLSAERRACLYLAAKGYRILARRYRTPHGEIDVVAKRRATLAFVEVKARNTLDDAATSVTPRQQQRIAAAASLWLAAHPDHANLDCRFDVILIAPRRLPRHLEAAFETSSF
- the hemW gene encoding radical SAM family heme chaperone HemW, which codes for MGADAQNAFGVYVHWPFCLSKCPYCDFNSHVRHTAIDEERFARAFAREIATTAARTPGRTVTSIFFGGGTPSLMKPQTVGAILDAIGQHWNVDSGVEVSLEANPTSVEATRFAGYRAAGVNRVSLGVQALDDASLKSLGRMHSAQEALDAVAIARRSFDRYSFDLIYARPGQSAEAWTQELEVAISEAAEHLSLYQLTIEEGTPFFGLHRAGKLKTPDEDLARQLYDVTQEVCAAHGLPSYEISNHARPGAECRHNLVYWRGQEYAGIGPGAHGRLDIGGRRHATATDKRPEAWLLRVEDNGHGIATEDLLDSEQRADEFLLMGLRLAEGIDPHRYAALAGRPLDPHRIAALKNDGAIVMDDNGRLRVTQDGFPLLDAVVADLAA